From one Sus scrofa isolate TJ Tabasco breed Duroc chromosome 9, Sscrofa11.1, whole genome shotgun sequence genomic stretch:
- the NDUFA4 gene encoding cytochrome c oxidase subunit NDUFA4 → MLRQIITQAKKHPSLIPLFVFIGAGGTGAALYVTRLALFNPDVCWDRKNNPEPWNKLGPNDQYKFFAVNVDYSKLKKEGPDF, encoded by the exons ATGCTTCGCCAGATCATCACGCAGGCCAAGAAGCATCCTAGC TTGATCCCCCTCTTTGTATTTATTGGTGCTGGAGGTACTGGAGCAGCACTGTATGTCACACGCCTGGCATTGTTCAATCCAGATGTCTG ttggGACAGGAAGAATAACCCAGAACCCTGGAATAAACTGGGTCCCAATGATCAATACAAG ttctTTGCGGTGAATGTAGATTACAGCAAACTGAAGAAAGAAGGTCCAGACTTCTAA
- the NDUFA4 gene encoding cytochrome c oxidase subunit NDUFA4 isoform X1 produces the protein MLRQIITQAKKHPSLIPLFVFIGAGGTGAALYVTRLALFNPDVCWDRKNNPEPWNKLGPNDQYKHVEDLMLSLEWLRLLLMPGFIPGLGTYTCCGCGQKKKKKKKKNYGTWLTKEG, from the exons ATGCTTCGCCAGATCATCACGCAGGCCAAGAAGCATCCTAGC TTGATCCCCCTCTTTGTATTTATTGGTGCTGGAGGTACTGGAGCAGCACTGTATGTCACACGCCTGGCATTGTTCAATCCAGATGTCTG ttggGACAGGAAGAATAACCCAGAACCCTGGAATAAACTGGGTCCCAATGATCAATACAAG CACGTTGAGGATCTCATGTTGTCACTtgagtggctcaggttgttgctgatGCCTGggttcattcctggcctgggaacttacacatgctgtgggtgcggccaaaagaagaaaaaaaaaaaaaagaagaattatggTACTTGGCTAACCAAAGAAGGATGA